The Trypanosoma brucei brucei TREU927 chromosome 9, whole genome shotgun sequence genome includes a window with the following:
- a CDS encoding hypothetical protein, unlikely (GPI-Anchor Signal predicted for Tb09.211.4420 by DGPI v2.04 with cleavage site probability 0.124699995 near 80) — MSLLLRSFGTHIHLYIFIVKCLEEIGIVYPSVSLFDLIFMLFCCQRCCFHAPFFFIGCCIWKMQTDEGGPMLQFFSFCVSSVYHITFFFSFLFFSAPSWQVFEVF; from the coding sequence ATGAGTTTGTTGTTGCGGAGTTTTGGAACTCATATACActtatacatatttattgtGAAATGTTTGGAGGAAATAGGGATAGTTTATCCTTCCGTTTCTCTGTTCGATCttatttttatgttgttttgttgccaACGATGCTGCTTCCAcgcacctttcttttttattggtTGCTGCATTTGGAAAATGCAGACAGATGAGGGGGGCCCTATGctgcaatttttttctttttgtgtttcttccgTTTATcacattactttttttttttcgtttttattttttagcGCACCGTCGTGGCAAGTTTTCGAGGTTTTCTAA
- a CDS encoding helicase, putative, which produces MRKDEYRNRQQGSFPLSNPYSRQGRGMSGNQHVSLTVRKDNYTDDSDICGGAYSSTVGDNRRLQHHRSDVDPYLHHDTQHTRDKRGWCDEQRSTKSRPCDYPQMVKSSEGAIRRSSSQQRWITQQQRCDDSVREVHRWDKETRPSDEWNQQRRHSEDALGSPPYPRSHGHPHGMNAGRQPPHSHLFPIPSYDRRAPRGAPPGYSGEEHRNSSEGHGQFADSSSHLMNAQRSIACEHDTQQQPQPEKDVRLHITRGYNSEFDVLQHLLHLQPKGETNTAHPRPLPNYRDAEGAGHHEPQSRCPKHQQEAWGESQRMEGRNWDTDQDRDAAMMDRDPRRGMDRDAAMVDRMIDGGAVGAGRMIDRRGGNRRGGRPSGSNVMPPSSLPPDKEALEKFKRLYALQEDQNETADHLRKQASSTTGVVGTLDVSQVLDLVAAHDVTIVVTDTGTGKSTLIPKAILDDDPGAKIVNTQPRRTPAIKLAERVSVFYGEKVGSRVGYWVRGEHAGEVGQTPIMYVTNYTLFLYLLHTTPDCIGMTHVIFDEFHERSVEVEVSLLLMKLVMKRNPGRIKLILCSATAEASKWAGFFDGLTVGEYSKANAMYPVHDYYLEDVSRLIGVACVAPDIESSGIMSSIQLHTIIFYMKKLLEFLATAAKPGDSILMFVPGRTVVEQLTLWIRDNLGEELDAIPWYRDIELSYVQEAIQRKSGTKKKVYVATDIAEVSITLPDVVFVIDSGTVKRPYITESNPNSVAFPPLELMWESAVNLKQRRGRAGRVQQGFFFTMVLKEQVPQLPPCDCRLSNAVIHEIVLHCLYLTSAPYILFSMCPEKPRNVSVQLSLNTLCDGGYIVPEEDHTSLIERIDNPEHLSIKKVWSELVSEAYESRSETKQGGLEGVDSRQLATKPPANLRYHVALRGLIVGRLPFAVNAGAVVFHGLLTGLTTLSIVAASCIACNSPFYVPYDVTDRVERLKVKNCVQETMLQFKGRLRNDVVSSVGAVLEYMQMQQEGLSEEGQNTWCEKRYLSRMRIVDILLLVQQAKDQLGALIPFEDIDDVGDLRRQYDTHAQMLSILCSAAFMQRGIFVLHDAETAQKKRFAGSGVFVNINCSRDMSVPTACPWTRNTVCVPYTLHTAYDRLVGSFSSQLSQEVYNVMLLVFSSTILFEEIVDEAAPVTFEVWQCGSRVFITCDCQTALQLLQLRRLMCARLCILHMLLQREASITDVETMSDLLIANGSNFGIPCNMEARPDLIPAMITSNVIRIIEGIEEAATKVRVGGNEGSAVPHCKPREPPPGFNPTRQSALVFSSNGCAPYHRPEPIPEPVGVMQHPRSYK; this is translated from the coding sequence ATGCGGAAAGACGAATACCGGAATCGGCAACAAGgttctttccccctcagtAACCCGTACTCTCGACAAGGCAGGGGCATGTCAGGTAACCAACACGTCTCCCTCACCGTCCGAAAAGATAATTATACCGACGACAGTGACATCTGCGGTGGTGCGTACTCCTCCACTGTGGGAGACAACAGGAGGCTTCAGCACCACAGGAGCGACGTGGATCCATACTTGCACCATGATACTCAACACACTCGTGATAAGAGGGGCTGGTGTGATGAGCAACGCAGCACCAAGTCGCGCCCGTGTGACTACCCTCAGATGGTTAAAAGTTCAGAGGGAGCCATAAGGAGGTCATCGTCACAACAGCGCTGGATAACTCAGCAACAACGGTGCGATGATTCCGTGCGTGAGGTTCACCGGTGGGATAAGGAAACACGACCAAGCGACGAATGGAATCAGCAACGGCGACACTCAGAGGATGCTCTTGGATCACCGCCTTACCCCAGGTCGCACGGACACCCCCACGGAATGAATGCGGGGCGACAGCCTCCTCACTCGCATTTATTTCCTATCCCGAGCTACGACCGGAGAGCACCCCGCGGCGCACCGCCTGGATACTCAGGTGAAGAGCATCGAAATAGTTCAGAGGGTCACGGACAATTCGCTGATTCGTCTAGTCATCTGATGAATGCACAACGGAGCATAGCTTGCGAACATGAtacacaacagcagccgcAACCAGAGAAAGATGTACGGTTGCACATCACTAGGGGTTACAACAGCGAGTTTGACGTGTTGCAACACTTACTCCATCTTCAGCCTAAGGGGGAAACCAACACAGCTCATCCCCGACCTCTCCCTAATTACAGGGACGCAGAGGGGGCTGGTCACCATGAGCCACAGTCGCGGTGCCCAAAGCATCAGCAAGAGGCTTGGGGCGAGTCGCAGCgaatggaaggaaggaacTGGGACACAGATCAGGATAGGGATGCTGCCATGATGGATCGCGACCCAAGAAGGGGAATGGATAGGGATGCTGCCATGGTGGATCGCATGATTGACGGTGGTGCAGTCGGGGCGGGGAGAATGATCGACCGTCGTGGAGGCAACAGGCGGGGCGGCCGACCTTCTGGCTCTAACGTAATGCCTCCGTCGTCTTTGCCACCAGACAAGGAGGCACTTGAAAAATTTAAGCGACTTTACGCACTGCAAGAAGACCAAAATGAAACTGCAGATCACTTGCGCAAACAGGCGTCGAGCACCACTGGTGTTGTCGGAACCCTTGATGTTAGCCAGGTCCTCGACTTAGTTGCCGCTCACGATGTGACGATCGTAGTAACAGACACGGGTACCGGGAAAAGCACACTTATCCCTAAGGCTATACTGGACGACGACCCAGGAGCGAAAATTGTAAACACGCAGCCGCGGCGCACACCCGCAATTAAACTGGCGGAGCGCGTTTCCGTTTTTTACGGCGAGAAAGTGGGAAGCCGCGTGGGGTATTGGGTTCGCGGGGAACATGCGGGTGAAGTGGGGCAAACTCCGATTATGTACGTGACAAATTACACCCTCTTTCTCTATCTGTTACACACCACACCGGACTGTATTGGGATGACGCACGTCATATTTGATGAGTTCCACGAGCGAtcggtggaggtggaggtgtCACTGTTGCTGATGAAGTTAGTTATGAAGCGCAATCCTGGGCGGATAAAGCTTATACTCTGCAGTGCAACTGCAGAGGCGTCTAAATGGGCGGGTTTCTTTGACGGTTTAACGGTTGGGGAGTATTCCAAGGCCAATGCTATGTACCCCGTGCACGACTACTACCTTGAAGATGTCAGCAGACTAATTGGCGTCGCTTGCGTTGCACCCGATATTGAGAGTAGTGGAATCATGAGCTCAATTCAGTTACATACTATAATTTTTTATATGAAAAAGTTACTCGAGTTCCTAGCCACCGCTGCTAAACCTGGGGACAGCATACTTATGTTTGTTCCTGGACGCACGGTCGTCGAACAACTCACGTTGTGGATACGGGACAACTTGGGTGAAGAACTTGATGCCATTCCATGGTATCGTGACATTGAACTCTCGTACGTGCAGGAGGCCATACAGCGGAAATCGGGgacgaaaaagaaggtatatgTAGCTACTGATATTGCTGAAGTGTCCATTACACTTCcagatgttgtttttgtcatCGATTCCGGCACAGTGAAGCGTCCATACATCACTGAGTCGAACCCCAACTCTGTTGCATTTCCACCACTTGAGCTTATGTGGGAGAGCGCTGTAAATCTCAAACAGCGGCGCGGACGCGCTGGGCGCGTCCAGCAAGGTTTCTTCTTCACGATGGTCTTGAAAGAACAAGTACCTCAGCTACCGCCATGTGACTGTCGTTTAAGCAATGCTGTTATACATGAGATTGTGCTTCACTGTCTGTATTTAACCAGTGCGCCTTATATTCTCTTCTCTATGTGTCCAGAGAAACCTCGTAACGTGAGCGTGCAGTTGAGTTTGAACACTTTGTGTGATGGCGGTTATATTGTTCCCGAGGAGGACCACACCTCTTTGATTGAGCGTATCGATAACCCTGAGCACCTCAGCATCAAGAAGGTGTGGAGTGAACTTGTAAGTGAGGCATATGAATCTCGGTCGGAGACAAAACAAGGTGGTCTGGAAGGTGTAGATAGTAGGCAACTGGCAACAAAACCGCCGGCAAACCTACGGTATCACGTCGCACTACGAGGTCTGATTGTGGGTCGCCTTCCTTTCGCTGTGAATGCGGGCGCCGTTGTGTTCCATGGCCTTCTTACTGGTCTTACTACACTTTCCATAGTGGCAGCATCATGCATTGCGTGCAACTCGCCGTTTTACGTCCCATACGACGTGACGGACAGAGTAGAACGACTTAAAGTCAAAAATTGTGTGCAAGAGACGATGCTTCAGTTCAAGGGCAGGTTGCGTAATGATGTGGTGTCATCGGTTGGTGCCGTACTTGAGTACATGCAAATGCAGCAGGAAGGGCTATCTGAAGAAGGACAGAATACATGGTGCGAGAAACGCTATCTAAGCCGCATGCGTATTGTCGATATCCTGCTGTTGGTACAGCAGGCAAAGGATCAGCTTGGCGCTTTAATCCCATTTGAGGACATCGATGATGTTGGCGATCTCCGTCGACAATATGACACACATGCCCAGATGCTCTCCATCTTGTGTTCCGCAGCATTTATGCAGCGtggcatttttgttttgcatgaTGCTGAAACTGCGCAGAAGAAGCGGTTTGCCGGGAGCGGTGTGTTCGTGAACATCAACTGCTCTCGCGATATGTCGGTGCCTACAGCATGCCCGTGGACGCGCAACACAGTGTGCGTCCCCTATACTCTCCACACAGCTTACGATCGCCTCGTTGGTTCTTTTAGCTCCCAACTCTCTCAAGAGGTGTACAACGTAATGCTTCTGGTGTTTAGCAGTACTATTCTCTTCGAGGAGATCGTTGACGAAGCGGCCCCAGTGACGTTTGAGGTATGGCAGTGCGGTAGCCGTGTTTTCATTACTTGTGATTGCCAAACGGctttgcagctgcttcagCTGCGACGCTTAATGTGCGCGCGGTTGTGCATACTTCACATGCTCTTGCAGCGCGAGGCCAGTATCACGGACGTTGAAACAATGTCAGATCTCCTGATTGCGAATGGAAGCAACTTTGGCATTCCATGCAACATGGAAGCCAGGCCCGATCTCATTCCCGCGATGATCACATCTAACGTAATACGTATCATTGAAGGTATTGAGGAAGCAGCAACGAAGGTTCGAGTAGGAGGGAATGAAGGGTCTGCAGTGCCGCATTGCAAACCCCGTGAGCCACCACCGGGTTTTAACCCCACGAGGCAGTCCGCGCTGGTGTTCTCTTCCAACGGTTGCGCTCCTTATCATCGTCCAGAGCCCATCCCTGAACCAGTTGGGGTGATGCAGCACCCAAGGAGCTACAAATAG
- a CDS encoding ADP-ribosylation factor, putative — MGQWLASAFKSLVGKQEVRILMVGLDAAGKTTILYKLKLGEIVTTIPTIGFNVETVEYKNLKFTMWDVGGQDVLRPLWRHYYQNTNGIIFVVDSNDKERVGKARQELEKMLSEDELRNAVLLVFANKQDLPNAMSTTEVTEKLGLQSVRQRNWYIQGCCATTAQGLYEGLDWLSVNIKKSMK, encoded by the coding sequence ATGGGTCAGTGGTTGGCTTCCGCTTTCAAATCCCTTGTGGGAAAGCAGGAGGTGCGTATTCTTATGGTCGGCCTTGATGCTGCTGGAAAGACGACGATCCTGTACAAATTGAAACTTGGCGAAATTGTGACGACGATTCCTACCATTGGTTTTAATGTTGAGACTGTGGAATACAAGAACCTGAAATTCACCATGTGGGATGTTGGTGGTCAAGATGTTCTTCGTCCGCTGTGGCGCCACTACTACCAAAATACCAACGGGATTATCTTTGTTGTGGATTCAAACGACAAGGAACGTGTGGGCAAAGCCCGCCAGGAGTTGGAAAAGATGCTTTCTGAGGATGAATTGAGGAATGCCGTGCTCCTTGTTTTCGCCAACAAGCAGGACTTACCGAATGCGATGAGCACAACGGAAGTCACGGAGAAACTTGGACTGCAGTCTGTGCGCCAGCGCAACTGGTATATCCAAGGTTGCTGTGCTACAACGGCTCAGGGCCTGTATGAAGGTCTCGATTGGCTGTCAGTGAACATTAAGAAGAGTATGAAGTAG
- a CDS encoding ADP-ribosylation factor, putative: MGQWLASAFKSLVGKQEVRILMVGLDAAGKTTILYKLKLGEIVTTIPTIGFNVETVEYKNLKFTMWDVGGQDVLRPLWRHYYQNTNGIIFVVDSNDKERVGKARQELEKMLSEDELRNAVLLVFANKQDLPNAMSTTEVTEKLGLQSVRQRNWYIQGCCATTAQGLYEGLDWLSANIKKSMK; encoded by the coding sequence ATGGGTCAATGGTTGGCTTCCGCTTTCAAATCCCTTGTGGGAAAGCAGGAGGTGCGTATTCTTATGGTCGGCCTTGATGCTGCTGGAAAGACGACGATCCTGTACAAATTGAAACTTGGCGAAATTGTGACGACGATTCCTACCATTGGTTTTAATGTTGAGACTGTGGAATACAAGAACCTGAAATTCACCATGTGGGATGTTGGTGGTCAAGATGTTCTTCGTCCGCTGTGGCGCCACTACTACCAAAATACCAACGGGATTATCTTTGTTGTGGATTCAAACGACAAGGAACGTGTGGGCAAAGCCCGCCAGGAGTTGGAAAAGATGCTTTCTGAGGATGAATTGAGGAATGCCGTGCTCCTTGTTTTCGCCAACAAGCAGGACTTACCGAATGCGATGAGCACAACGGAAGTCACGGAGAAACTTGGACTGCAGTCTGTGCGCCAGCGCAACTGGTATATCCAAGGTTGCTGTGCTACAACGGCTCAGGGCCTGTATGAAGGTCTCGATTGGCTGTCAGCAAACATTAAGAAGAGTATGAAGTAG
- a CDS encoding ADP-ribosylation factor, putative — translation MGQWLASAFKSLVGKQEVRILMVGLDAAGKTTILYKLKLGEIVTTIPTIGFNVETVEYKNLKFTMWDVGGQDVLRPLWRHYYQNTNGIIFVVDSNDKERVGKARQELEKMLSEDELRNAVLLVFANKQDLPNAMSTTEVTEKLGLQSVRQRNWYIQGCCATTAQGLYEGLDWLSANIKKSMK, via the coding sequence ATGGGTCAATGGTTGGCTTCCGCTTTCAAATCCCTTGTGGGAAAGCAGGAGGTGCGTATTCTTATGGTCGGCCTTGATGCTGCTGGAAAGACGACGATCCTGTACAAATTGAAACTTGGCGAAATTGTGACGACGATTCCTACCATTGGTTTTAATGTTGAGACTGTGGAATACAAGAACCTGAAATTCACCATGTGGGATGTTGGTGGTCAAGATGTTCTTCGTCCGCTATGGCGCCACTACTACCAAAATACCAACGGGATTATCTTTGTTGTGGATTCAAACGACAAGGAACGTGTGGGCAAAGCCCGCCAGGAGTTGGAAAAGATGCTTTCTGAGGATGAATTGAGGAATGCCGTGCTCCTTGTTTTCGCCAACAAGCAGGACTTACCGAATGCGATGAGCACAACGGAAGTCACGGAGAAACTTGGACTGCAGTCTGTGCGCCAGCGCAACTGGTATATCCAAGGTTGCTGTGCTACAACGGCTCAGGGCCTGTATGAAGGTCTCGATTGGCTGTCAGCAAACATTAAGAAGAGTATGAAGTAG
- a CDS encoding kinetoplastid membrane protein KMP-11, protein MATTYEEFAAKLDRLDAEFAKKMEEQNKRFFADKPDEATLSPEMKEHYEKFEKMIQEHTDKFNKKMREHSEHFKAKFAELLEQQKNAQFPGK, encoded by the coding sequence ATGGCCACTACATACGAAGAATTTGCTGCGAAGCTCGACCGCCTCGATGCCGAATTCGCCAagaagatggaggagcagaaCAAGCGATTCTTCGCTGACAAGCCTGATGAGGCTACGCTGTCCCCTGAGATGAAAGAGCACTATGAAAAGTTCGAAAAAATGATCCAGGAGCACACGGACAAGTTCAACAAGAAGATGCGCGAGCACTCAGAGCACTTCAAGGCCAAGTTTGCGGAACTCCTCGAGCAGCAGAAGAATGCCCAGTTCCCCGGAAAATGA
- a CDS encoding kinetoplastid membrane protein KMP-11, with amino-acid sequence MATTYEEFAAKLDRLDAEFAKKMEEQNKRFFADKPDEATLSPEMKEHYEKFEKMIQEHTDKFNKKMREHSEHFKAKFAELLEQQKNAQFPGK; translated from the coding sequence ATGGCCACCACATACGAAGAATTTGCTGCGAAGCTCGACCGCCTCGATGCCGAATTCGCCAagaagatggaggagcagaaCAAGCGATTCTTCGCTGACAAGCCTGATGAGGCTACGCTGTCCCCTGAGATGAAAGAGCACTATGAAAAGTTCGAAAAAATGATCCAGGAGCACACGGACAAGTTCAACAAGAAGATGCGCGAGCACTCAGAGCACTTCAAGGCCAAGTTTGCGGAACTCCTCGAGCAGCAGAAGAATGCCCAGTTCCCCGGAAAGTGA
- a CDS encoding kinetoplastid membrane protein KMP-11, whose protein sequence is MATTYEEFAAKLDRLDAEFAKKMEEQNKRFFADKPDEATLSPEMKEHYEKFEKMIQEHTDKFNKKMREHSEHFKAKFAELLEQQKNAQFPGK, encoded by the coding sequence ATGGCCACCACATACGAAGAATTTGCTGCGAAGCTCGACCGCCTCGATGCCGAATTCGCCAagaagatggaggagcagaaCAAGCGATTCTTCGCTGACAAGCCTGATGAGGCTACGCTGTCCCCTGAGATGAAAGAGCACTATGAAAAGTTCGAAAAAATGATCCAGGAGCACACGGACAAGTTCAACAAGAAGATGCGCGAGCACTCAGAGCACTTCAAGGCCAAGTTTGCGGAACTCCTCGAGCAGCAGAAGAATGCCCAGTTCCCCGGAAAATGA